The genomic DNA GAAGAGCTCTCTGTAGTCCTGTCTGCCTAAAAGCAGGGTATTCATTCTCCATGAGAAAGGCAACCCCTCTACCAGGAACAAGAGAGCACTCTAAGCCCAGGAGAGAGTCTGTGAAACAGACCTCACTACAAGGACCATTATCTTGTGTTGCTTCTTCCCATCTATTTCCTAGTCACTTTCCCACCACTTATCGGCCCTAGAAGcccaatgtcctttttctgtgtcCAGTCACTTCTCCACAATTTACAGTCCTTTGCTGAAATGGTACAAATATAACCCCCAGAATCTAAGAGCTCTTGTTTGCTTCTTTTCTATAAAGTTCTTGTGCAATGaaacttaaaatatgaataaaattgtatgctttcttttcctgttgatCTGTCTTATGCCAGTTTAATCTGCAGCCCACAGCCACTGAACCTAACAGGGTAGAGGGaaaattttttcttcatctacaaaagaAAGGGCTAAGTGTTAGCCCATGAAACTTCATCAGGTCAACTCTGTAGAGCTACTGGGTGCACTCTGCACCCATCAGGGTAATTGGTGTCAGGAGGGTAATCCTGCTGGGCTAATATGTCTGAGGTGTAGACATTCCTGcacagataaagaaaacaaaacccacaggAATCCGTGTCTAGACAAGCCCAGGGATATGGCTCTAAGCCACTTTTCTGCTAAAATCCAGAGCAGAAGGGGACAGATTCAGATTTATTCTAGTGTCCCATAAATTTGCTCTGTGACAGGGACAGATTGACTCAGTACTGATTCTAACACTGGCTTAACTGCTAGTCTGGCACACACAGGTGACCGTGATGCCACACGAAAGGTACAATCGAGGAAGCTCCAAAGATGCTGCCATTTGCCCCATACCTGGGCTCCCAGGAGCACAGTGCAGCAGGTCAGCGAGGAAGATGAcagtgggagggagggcagggcagggaagcgTGTGCCCCAGGCCCTGAAGCTCCGGGTTTGTTTGGGTTTTAAGCAACAAGACAAGGAGAGAGAAGGCGGGCTGGGCCCTGGCATCTCAGATAGCAGAGGCGGCTCCCAGTACCCCACCCAGAAAGGCAGGGTGGCCTGGAGGGGAGGTGAAAGAGGAGATGAGTCTGCCCCACTCATCCTGCCCAGCCGCCACCTCTGAGCTTCTCCCACTTTCCTCTGATCCCGGCCCCTTCCTGGCCAGTGTACGCTCACACAGTGCACGGTCAGTGCGTGCTCACATGGTGTACGCTGAGTGCACGCTTACATAGTGTACACCCACATAGTGCACGCTCAGTGTACACCCATAGTGCACGCTCACATAGTGTACACCCACATAGTGCACGCTCACATAGTGTACGCTGTGTACACCCACAGTGCACGCTCACATAGTGTACGCTGAGTGCACGCTCAGAGTCCATGCTCACATAGTGCACGCTCACAGTGCACTCAGTGTACACCCACATCGTCCACGCTCACATAGTGTACACCCACATAGTGTATGCTGAGTGCACGCTCACATAGTGTATGCTCAGTGTACGCTCAGAGTGCACGCTCACAGTGTACGCCCACATAGTGTACACCCACATAGTGCACGCTCACATTTGCCTTGCCTCCACGCCACCACCTTCCACCTTACCCTCTTAGCCTCTATCTACGGGAGGTACGCCCCTCACCCCCGAGAGCAGGGTCGCATTGGCAGCCATTGCCCCAAGGGACCTGCCTGAAACAGGCTGTCATAAGCCCCCACGGCCATCCTGCGCGACACCGCCCTCACAGGCCCAGGGCAGGCTGCATCTTGAGCTACCCGCCCTAGACAGAGACAGATTAGGCCGGGAGCAACCAAccccccaatccccccacccgcCCAGGCCTCCCCAGCTCCCGGCTCCCCGACGCCCCTGCTCGCTGCCCCCGCCCGGGCGCACCTTGAGGTCTTCGGCCGCGTCCTGCAGCGGCCGCACGCGGTGCGCCCAGTGCTCCCCCGAGCGCTCGCAGGCCGCGCACAGCAGGCGCAGCTCGTCCCCGCAGAAGGCGGCCAGGGGCTCGCGGTGCGCGGGACACACGCCCTGCGGGACGGGCGACGGTGGGTGCAGGCGCCGCGCCATCTCGGCCATCTTGGCAAGCGGGCGGTTGGGCCGTAGGTTCCTCTGCGGGGACAGCTCGCGGCACTCGGGGCACGCGTACGGGCCCTCGGGCTGGCCCCAGCAGCGCCGGATGCACTCGCGGCAGAAGTTGTGACCGCAGTCGGTCATCACCGGGTCCGTGAAGTAGTCAAGGCAGATGGCGCAGGTGGCCTCCTCCTGGAGGTTGGTGGACAGGTCGGGGGCGGCCATGGCGCGGGCCGGGGGCGGAACGCTGTACTGTCCGCGGGGTGGCGGCGGGGAGACGCGGGGGATCCGGCTGCGGGGGCGCGGGCACTCTGGGCGGGGCTCGGACTCGCGGGGGCTCAGGCTCCGAGGCGCGGGGACTCCGGGGCGCAGGATATTGCGCTTGGGTAGCGCTGGGCGCGGAGGCTCCGGGCGCTCGGGGGACGCGGGACGTAGGGCACCCGGACGCCGGCAGGAAGAGGAGCGCGAGCCGAGGCGGAAGCAGGAAGCGActgggtgggttttttttttttttttttttttttttttttggaagaacgCGCTTTTGCCTCCGATTGGCCGCTGCCCGTCACGCGGCCCGCGGGCAGGACGGAATTAGAGAACATTCACTCACTGACCCGGCGTCCCCGCCGCTCGAGTTGGTATGGCGTAGTCTTTACCTTGGCCCTAGGAAGGAATGAAGCGCcggggagggatgggggaagagGGCGGGGCGCAGGGGAGGGATAAGGGCAGGGGGCGGGGCgcaggggagggatgggggaagagGGCGGGACgcaggggagggatgggggaagagGGCGGGACgcaggggagggatgggggaagagGGCGGGACgcaggggagggatgggggaagagGGCGGGACGcaggggagggatggggaagaGGGCGGGGCgcaggggagggatgggggcagggggcggggcgCAGGGGAGAGATGGGGGAAGAGGGCGGGAcgctggggagggatgggggaagagGGCGGCGCGCAGGGGGAGTGTGGGGGAAGGGGGCGGAGGCTCGGGGAGGGCGGGGGCGCACGGAATGGGTTAGCGGGGAGAGGTGGGGCGAGGCTTGGAGAGATGGGCAGAGGGCCGGGCACACAGTAGCAACTGCAGGGACTCAGGGAACCCGCAGCCTGGGGCAATGGAGCCTCTCGGCCTACCCCGAGTGCGTCCTCACCCCTCAGCCCGTGCGTCCCAGGGCGGGCACCCTCGGGAAGGCCGGGCCCACACGGCCTCAGCAGGCCAAGGTCAGAATCACCAGAGTTGGGGGATGGGACCGGATTgtccctccaggcccagctctgcaAGAGGCGCACATTCTCTCTGCGGGAACCACTCCGAAGGGCGCGTTGTTCCTGGCAGCCCGTAGCGCAGACTCCGGCTTCGTCGGAGTAGGAGTGCGCTGACTCCGGAATTCTGTCGCGCTGGTGATTGACTCGGGCTGTTAAAGTGCTTGAGGCtgcaggggtgggtgggggtcCTTGGAAAAGGGAAGGGCGCTGTGGAAAGGAGGTCCCTAGATAAAACCTAACCTCTTTGGGATTTTGCACCTGCTCGTGCAACTTTGAGGGTCGAACGGGATGGGAGTGGGCAGCTCTGAGGCTCTTTAGGGGTTCGGCCTGTCGCATTTTCCCTTTCGAAGGACCCGATAGGATGCATACGGCATTTCCGCGGGTAGCCTGGGACCATCCCTGGCAGAGCAACTCACCACCCGCCCCCCACCCCGCAATAGGATGCATACGGCATTTCCGCGGGTAGCCTGGGACCATCCCTGGCAGAGCAACTCACCATCCGCCCCCCACCCCGCAATAGGATGCATAGGGTATTTCTGCTTCTTTGACAGAGTAACCTAAACCgctggggggggggggcggcgGGAGCCACGGATTCGTGTCATTCCAAAGTGAGGGTGGGGGCACGTGTTCCTGCTGTGCAGGTATGGATTTAGAAGTCAGTCAACTCAGAATGCGGGGGCTTTCAAGTTTCCTCTAGGAAGCATCTGGCAATACAGCCTCTTAATGTTTGACGGTTTTAATCATGGTTGTAGACTTTGAGAACCCCCCCTGCATGGCTATTGGCTGCCAGCGTGATGCCAGAGATCCCTGGCAGGTGGCCTGCAGTGAGCAGAAGGCCCCGCCTTCTCCAGAGCCGGGGGCAGTGCCAGAGTCCCCCGGCCTGGTATCTATTCCTTCACCCACATGGTGACTGTGGAGATGACCATCTGACCAGACTTCGGCGCccccaggcagaagaaaggctgCAGGGGGCCCAGGAAGGTGGCCTGGGAGTAGGTGTGCAGGTGGGACCCATCGCTCACACTGTAGAACGACACCTCCCCGGCCTCAAAGTCCAGGAAGACGCCCATGTGGCTGGGAGGCTCCCTCAGCAtgacaggggtgggggtgggggtggacatGGCAGGCAAGTACTTGGTCCCCTTGGACAGCTGCACCACCCAGAAGCCGTTTTCGGGGCACTTGGTGACCCTGTCTTTCCGGCTCACGTCATCTCTGCACACACCCAGGGCCCACAGCGCATCCCCAGTGAGGTTCAGGCCCACTTCCCAGTAATGCCTCCCCGAGGAGAAGGTCGCCTGGCCCACAGCACAGGGGTAAGCGACGAATCTGTCTTTGGTGCAGAAGCCGTGTTCCTCTGGCGGAGAGCCCAGGTAGCACCTCTGGCGGCCCTCATACAGGAGCAGGTAGGGGTATGCGGAGCTGGGGTCCGGCACCACCTCCTCTGTAGATGGGCGtagccagagagagaggagaggtgtGGGTGTTCAGGGTCAAAGGTGGGAGCGCCCGGGCCCTAGCGGTGCATGAGACCAAATGGTCCCCTAACTCCCTAGAGGTCTCTCCTGCCATGAATCTGGGCTTACTTGATGCTCCCACGCCCTAAATGTGTGTGGGTATTGGGGGCGATGAGGAACCAGGGCCCAGGTGGAAGGGTCACTTAAGCTTCATCCCATGAATTAAAACCCCCAGTAACGCTGCCCTTCGAGGGCACAGTGAATAACCCCTGACTGTCAACAGGCAGTGCACTCGCAGACCCCCCAGTGGTGGCTTCCAAGACTGGGGGGTACAGTGGGTTGCTGCCAAGAGATCCTGGGTGAGGGGTCCCGTCCCTGGGTGCCCACTTACCTAGGAAGCCTCTGAGCACTTCGATCTGTCCGGGAACCCTGCACACAGTCCTGGGTCTGGCTGGGAGGGCGACCTCTGGGCACTGCACACTCGCATTGTTCTTCCTCCAAGGGGGTGCAGTTTTACTGTCCTCCTGCTCCACCATCTTATTGTCCCCCACCTCCCCTCCGCTGCCACCGCCTCCACCTTCGGGGACCACATACCTGCTCAAGGGTTCCTTCATGTCCTGTAAAAGACAAGGATGGAGGCAGGGACTGGGCCAAGCTCCCAGCTCACCTCAGTGTCCCCGCTCCCTTCTTGTCCATGTCTTAGGGCAAGACCCGTCCTGTCCCCTGGGCATTGCTTCCTGCAGATGACCTCACAGCACTCCTGAGCTGTCCCCACTGCCTCGGCTCCCACTCCCACCAGAGCCCCCAGTGCCTCAGCGAAGCTGAGCTACCCTGTCAGCCCACAGtcagcagaggcagagggagCCCTTCTGGGCAAGTGGCCACTCGACACTGACCCTTCCGTCCCATTTTAGGTGGGTGCAGCCCACCCAGCAGGAATGGGGTGGGGGTGCAGTTTGGGAAGGGAGGGGGCGGGGAACAGACTGAGCCACCTGGGGATTTTCTGTAGCCTCTAGGGGTTCAGAGTTCCCTGAAGAGATCACTGTTCACTTCTCTGGCCCAGAAGCTACAAGGGACTTCTGTTTTCCAAAGgccacttttctgttttctagagTCCAGGGCGTGAGCCTAGCTCTTGGCAGGGACTCCCATGCAGGTGGCGTGCTTGGCCCCCTGCTCCCAGGAGCACCTTCTCCCGGCTGCTGGGGCTCCTCCCCTCAGTGGGGCGCAAAACAACGTAGTGGGTTGTGAACAGGcagctttgctttcctttttgtttttttttgagatgtgatcTCACCAACACCCCCGCTGGAGTGCAGGCACAACAGCTCGCTGTGGCCTTGAGCACACAGGCTctagagatcttcctgcctcagcctcctgagtcctggGAGCACGGGCACACACATGCCCTGCTTGTATTTgtaaattttggtagagatgaggtctcgtcAGCCATCATCAAGCCTCCTCTCCAGGGCCATGGCAGGCTGGCCTGGTCACCTCCCCACTGCCATTGCGATCAGGTGCTGCCACGAGACTCACTCCTGGTACAGTGCACCTCCCACACACTGAGACATGGAGTCCCTGTCCCAAAGCTGCACCTGGCTGCCAGGTGTCCCAGGCCACCTCTCTGGACTTGGAAGGAAATGGGGATACTGTCTCAGGTTGGAACCTGTTAGGGACTGACTTGTGTCCCCACAAATTCACAGGCTGAAGCCCAAACCCGCAGGACCTCAGAGTGTGACTGTGTTTGGTGATAGTTTCTTTAAGGAGCAGGTGTTACTGGGGTGGCCCTAATCCAGTCTAACTGGCATCTTCATAGACGGAAATGATGCCATGAGGACACGGGAGGAGACAGCGTCTTCAGGCCCAGGAGAGAGGTTCAGGAGGGATCAgccctgcccaccttggcctcggcCACCCAGCCTCCGGGACTGGGAGCTAACAGCCATTCCCTGTCTGCTGCCCCTTCCCCAAGTCTAGTGGCCCCTGCCCATGCCTGTCCAAGCTCACGTCCCACCCCAGCTATGAAGCCCACTGGCTCACCTGCAGCATCTGGAGGGGCCCCTGTGTACTCCGCTCCTCCAGCTGCAGTAGCAGCAGCTCCAGGGAGTGGCCCTGCTGGTCCAGGTAGGCCACGCTGTCCTGGAGCCTGCTGGtagtctcctcctcctccctctccagagCCCAGAGGAGCCTCTGCTCTTCCTCTGCCAGGTAGAGGTTCATCTTCTCAAACTCCAGCAGAATGCGTTCTCTCCGCTCCTTCACCTTGCCCTGCAGGAGTGGAGAAGCCCAGCGTGTTGCCagcaggtggcttggccccaggAATGCTGGCAACTGTCCCCAGGGCCCCGGCAACCCACAGATCACCAGTGACTGGAGATTTAGTTGGGGACCAGGAACTGTGACAGAGACCCCCACCCCCATTACGCTGTCAGTGAGTGTAACCCTCTGAGCCCCAAACTGCAACTTCCACACATCCAAACACACATGCACCCTTGCTCTGAGGAGGTTCAGAATGTCCACCCCGAAATAAGCCTCTTGGGCATGTCAAACAAAATTTGTGGATggctgttgtttttttgttttgttttgagacagggtcttgctctgttggccaggctggaatgcaaccttgccctcctggccccaagtgaccctcccacctcagccttccaggtaagtgggactacagacatgcgccaccaccaccatgctcagctaatcttaaaatgttttttagagacagggtcttgctatattgcccaggctggagttcagtggcatgatcatggttcactgccgcctcagactcctggactcaagtgaccctcagGGGCCATTGTTTTGAACTGGAACACTGTGCTAGGTCCCAGAAGAACAGACCCCACCAGAATCGAGTCACTGGTGCTAATGCAACCCAGCAATTCATTGATCAGGTCAGCCTGCCAtgattgctttttattattttttcctttttccatgaaGCCAAAGGCTGTGCCCCTCACTGCTGACGCTCGGCCTTCACTGGCTGCTCTACAGATGATACGCAGAGATCACATGCGACTGGTTGCTTCGGGAGCGTGGGGCAGCTCCTGTCATGACGGAACTGGCTGAGACCATCTGCCCTTCAACTGGACCTATGCCAGTGCCCGAGGTGGCCTTTTGATGTCGGAGGGCCAAAACCTCCAACCTCAGAC from Callithrix jacchus isolate 240 chromosome 19, calJac240_pri, whole genome shotgun sequence includes the following:
- the TRIM17 gene encoding E3 ubiquitin-protein ligase TRIM17 isoform X3, producing MCPCVHACMFTGAMEVVELARKLQEEATCSICLDYFTDPVMTACGHNFCRACIQLSWEEAQGKKRRRKRKGSFPCPECREMSLQKSLRPNRLLTKVAEMARQHPGLEKRDLCQEHQEPLKLFCQEDRSPICVVCRESREHQLHRVLPVEEAVQGYKLKLEENMEYLREKITRMGKLQAREEQSLAKWQGKVKERRERILLEFEKMNLYLAEEEQRLLWALEREEEETTSRLQDSVAYLDQQGHSLELLLLQLEERSTQGPLQMLQDMKEPLSRKNNASVQCPEVALPARPRTVCRVPGQIEVLRGFLEEVVPDPSSAYPYLLLYEGRQRCYLGSPPEEHGFCTKDRFVAYPCAVGQATFSSGRHYWEVGLNLTGDALWALGVCRDDVSRKDRVTKCPENGFWVVQLSKGTKYLPAMSTPTPTPVMLREPPSHMGVFLDFEAGEVSFYSVSDGSHLHTYSQATFLGPLQPFFCLGAPKSGQMVISTVTMWVKE
- the TRIM17 gene encoding E3 ubiquitin-protein ligase TRIM17 isoform X2, whose product is MEVVELARKLQEEATCSICLDYFTDPVMTACGHNFCRACIQLSWEEAQGKKRRRKRKGSFPCPECREMSLQKSLRPNRLLTKVAEMARQHPGLEKRDLCQEHQEPLKLFCQEDRSPICVVCRESREHQLHRVLPVEEAVQGYKLKLEENMEYLREKITRMGKLQAREEQSLAKWQVEFRSCCPGWSAIVWSQLTATSASWIQAILLPQPPKQQGLQGKVKERRERILLEFEKMNLYLAEEEQRLLWALEREEEETTSRLQDSVAYLDQQGHSLELLLLQLEERSTQGPLQMLQDMKEPLSRKNNASVQCPEVALPARPRTVCRVPGQIEVLRGFLEEVVPDPSSAYPYLLLYEGRQRCYLGSPPEEHGFCTKDRFVAYPCAVGQATFSSGRHYWEVGLNLTGDALWALGVCRDDVSRKDRVTKCPENGFWVVQLSKGTKYLPAMSTPTPTPVMLREPPSHMGVFLDFEAGEVSFYSVSDGSHLHTYSQATFLGPLQPFFCLGAPKSGQMVISTVTMWVKE
- the TRIM17 gene encoding E3 ubiquitin-protein ligase TRIM17 isoform X4, which gives rise to MEVVELARKLQEEATCSICLDYFTDPVMTACGHNFCRACIQLSWEEAQGKKRRRKRKGSFPCPECREMSLQKSLRPNRLLTKVAEMARQHPGLEKRDLCQEHQEPLKLFCQEDRSPICVVCRESREHQLHRVLPVEEAVQGYKLKLEENMEYLREKITRMGKLQAREEQSLAKWQGKVKERRERILLEFEKMNLYLAEEEQRLLWALEREEEETTSRLQDSVAYLDQQGHSLELLLLQLEERSTQGPLQMLQDMKEPLSRKNNASVQCPEVALPARPRTVCRVPGQIEVLRGFLEEVVPDPSSAYPYLLLYEGRQRCYLGSPPEEHGFCTKDRFVAYPCAVGQATFSSGRHYWEVGLNLTGDALWALGVCRDDVSRKDRVTKCPENGFWVVQLSKGTKYLPAMSTPTPTPVMLREPPSHMGVFLDFEAGEVSFYSVSDGSHLHTYSQATFLGPLQPFFCLGAPKSGQMVISTVTMWVKE
- the TRIM17 gene encoding E3 ubiquitin-protein ligase TRIM17 isoform X1, whose amino-acid sequence is MCPCVHACMFTGAMEVVELARKLQEEATCSICLDYFTDPVMTACGHNFCRACIQLSWEEAQGKKRRRKRKGSFPCPECREMSLQKSLRPNRLLTKVAEMARQHPGLEKRDLCQEHQEPLKLFCQEDRSPICVVCRESREHQLHRVLPVEEAVQGYKLKLEENMEYLREKITRMGKLQAREEQSLAKWQVEFRSCCPGWSAIVWSQLTATSASWIQAILLPQPPKQQGLQGKVKERRERILLEFEKMNLYLAEEEQRLLWALEREEEETTSRLQDSVAYLDQQGHSLELLLLQLEERSTQGPLQMLQDMKEPLSRKNNASVQCPEVALPARPRTVCRVPGQIEVLRGFLEEVVPDPSSAYPYLLLYEGRQRCYLGSPPEEHGFCTKDRFVAYPCAVGQATFSSGRHYWEVGLNLTGDALWALGVCRDDVSRKDRVTKCPENGFWVVQLSKGTKYLPAMSTPTPTPVMLREPPSHMGVFLDFEAGEVSFYSVSDGSHLHTYSQATFLGPLQPFFCLGAPKSGQMVISTVTMWVKE